Proteins encoded together in one Solanum lycopersicum chromosome 7, SLM_r2.1 window:
- the LOC101257874 gene encoding protein APEM9, which produces MSMEGAPSFLTWDEIELSESYLVCCMFQEAATLSSSIIEQLIEKNGKMNEDNCELGDMLESAAMILVQSYKELGRTSEILKQLKMLFGSVSAVPAQVFLTGVCLQIPDGPSAEVQEILEEFLMKWRYVDGKYYTVASMEEFSNQISLGVDKYLEIVELYVITFLGRILGNLDLAISWVEKFPLPEEKRQDLLRQLHSMNTLKLVSTSQSSALPLQIDECTTDSTSLIEEKSCNGTANILEHRDLSKGENTKKQSILEFPRRRTPLWWFRTVTLKFGSSRLVLSNGSISLGFLAALFYYIVRRKQASLWSVLKRQASSTKKALVDFWQLAFSYQVNPLAAVQPLPPATLGSR; this is translated from the exons ATGTCTATGGAGGGTGCACCATCTTTTCTGACTTGGGATGAAATTGAGCTTTCAGAAAG TTATCTGGTGTGTTGTATGTTCCAAGAAGCAGCAACTTTGTCTTCCTCAATTATTGAGCAATTAATTGAGAAAAATGGTAAAATGAATGAAGACAATTGCGAATTGGGTGATATGTTGGAATCAGCTGCCATGATTTTGGTGCAGTCCTACAAAGAGCTGGGGAG GACATCAGAAATACTGAAGCAGCTGAAAATGCTATTTGGATCAGTCAGTGCTGTTCCTGCCCAAGTTTTCCTTACTGG GGTGTGTCTCCAGATACCAGATGGCCCTTCTGCTGAAGTTCAAGAAATTCTAGAGGAATTCCTTATGAAGTGGCGATATGTTGATGGAAAGTATTATACTGTTGCAAGCATGGAAGAATTTAGCAATCAGATTTCCCTTGGAGTTGATAAGTACCTGGAAATTGTTGAGCTCTATGTGATAACCTTTTTGGGGAGGATTCTAGGAAATTTGGATCTTGCTATCTCTTGGGTTGAGAAATTCCCTCTACCTGAGGAGAAGAGGCAG GACCTTTTGAGGCAGTTGCACTCCATGAATACTTTAAAGCTGGTCAGCACTTCGCAGTCCTCAGCTTTACCGCTCCAAATAGATGAATGCACAACTGATTCCACTTCCCTGATTGAAGAAAAATCATGCAATGGAACAGCAAATATTTTGGAACACAGAGACCTGTCTAAGGGAGAGAACACCAAGAAACAATCAATTCTGGAGTTCCCTAGACGGAGAACTCCATTGTGGTGGTTTCGTACAGTCACTTTGAAGTTCGGAAGTAGTCGCTTGGTCTTATCAAATGGAAGTATCTCTCTTGGTTTTTTGGCGGCACTATTTTACTATATCGTGCGGAGAAAACAAGCCTCTTTATGGAG TGTTCTTAAGAGACAAGCTTCATCTACGAAGAAAGCTTTGGTTGACTTCTGGCAACTTGCATTCTCTTATCAAGTGAATCCTCTTGCTGCTGTTCAACCACTCCCGCCTGCTACACTTGGAAGCCGGTGA